Genomic segment of Pongo pygmaeus isolate AG05252 chromosome 1, NHGRI_mPonPyg2-v2.0_pri, whole genome shotgun sequence:
TACACAACATTCAGATACACTTCCCTCTGTGCAGGGGGATACACCAGCCTCCTGCCAGGTTCTGGAAGCTCACCTTATAATCTATCAGGATAAAGCTGTGTGCTGAGTAGGAGGTTATGATGGGGTTGGGAGTAACAAGGAGATAAAAGaccttgtggtcccagcttccTTATGTGGACAGAGAAGATACGTCCTTTACTCCTCCTCATTACCCTGCCCTCTCATGGACTGGGCTAACTGAAGGCCAAGCTCCCAGAGAAGCTGGACTCACTGTGCGGGATTACTGGGGGTGTGGCTGCCAGGCTGCAGTCACAAGAAGGCCAGACTGTTGAGATGGACATGGAAACCAGGTGAGGCTTTGGATGGAAAGCTGGTCTGGGCCAAGGCCTCTGCAGGATGAGTAGTAGCTGTTCCTGCTGGGCTTTGGGCAGCACCTAGACCCTAGCACCGGGTACTATCTGCAGCATCTAAGATCAGACACCAGTCTCAGAGAGCCTCCCGAGGTAGCAGCATCACCCCTGCAGCAGGGGGACAGGTGGGTTATAGGCAGTTAGATTGGAGCAGGGTCCCATGGCACTGTATTCAGTATCAGACACAAGTCTGAAGAACTCTGGGGTCACCCTGGCAATGGTCCTGGACAACCTGGTGGGATCCTTTTGCTCATCCTGGGTCTAAGGTCCTGGACTCCAGCAGCAGCTGGGCTATAGAGTGGAGGCAGGGTACTTAAGAAAGGCTGCACCTGCAATACCTGTACCTATGGCTGCCATATCATCGGGCCATAGCCGCCCTGGGCTCCAGAAGAGGAGAAGCCCCAGAGTGCAGGGACTTGCTAGGTTTCCCATCAAAGCACAAACCATGCTCCTGGTATGGGAAGCTCAGATGAAGTGGCTTGCTCCTGGGATGTGTGTTTGGGGGCTCTATCCCTATCCTCAGCTCTGGTGTTTTGTGTGATACCCCAAACCATTCTGGGAAAACTCAAAGGACCCCGAATGCTAGTCCTGAGACCTCCTCTGACATCAGGGTCAGATATCACATCCTTGGAGTGAGAAAGAATGTACATGTAAGCCCTGCTCACTCTACCAGGGCCTGCAGGTGCCCCGCTGCAGTGACTCCTACAAGGGAGGGGAGACAGCTTGTGGTGAGCAGGTGGTGAAACCTGGCTTTCTGGGAGAAGGACGACAATGGAAGGCAAGGTAGAAGGGAAAGTGGTGGGGGGGCCGTggcaaggccacacagctgcagAAGCAAGAATGCAGGAAGGCACCCACATCCTAGCAATCCTGCTGAGGCTCCTAGTTCTGTAGGAGTTAGCATGGCCATTTTATATGGCAGCAGTGGTGGGAAGGGGAGCAGAGGCTTGGAGATGAGAAGAGCTGGGAAGCAAGCCCTGGGTATCCCAGAGCTTATGGGTGGGAAGCCAAACAATGAACAGAACAGGGGAGCCCACAGGAATCCCAGGAGGAGGATGCCGCACCGCCTGCCCTGGCCGGACGTGCCATTCCCAGCCTTCTCCCAGGGAACCGGCCACCTTGTTCAAGAAAAGGAACATTCTCCTCTTGCTGCAAAGAGCCCCAGGATTAGGATCACCCCCTTACAGGCTCTGCTGGCCACAGGAAGACAGCACAGTAGGACCCCTGGTGGAAGACAGGAACATAAAAGTGGGTTAATCCAGGAGAGCAGGAACCAGTTAAGGTTGGATGAACCTGGTCAGTTCCTTACATGGATCCTGAAGCAGGAAAAAGCCCACCAGCATCAGCATAAAAGAAAGGCAGGGAAGGGCAGGGCGGGGCCGCTCCAGTGAGGTCCAGAGCTGCAGGAGGCCCAGGCAACTTCAGCACAAGCACAAAGCACTTCCACTTAATTAAAACTGGTTTTCCCCCACAGTTCTTCTCACATTCCAATCTTGCACACACTTCACTCTGGCTCTCACAGCAGGCCCAGGCCCTGAAACGGCATCATTTTAGGCTGCAAGGTGGCCCCTGAAAAGCTGTTCTGATCCCCAGTGATCGCTCTTCTCTGTCCCATCCTCACTCCCTTCTCCCTGCTTCTGCTCTGGGTTTTCAGCGCCAGCCATGAATGCCAAGACCACCCCCAAGTTCCTGGGCCCTCCTCACAAAACAAAATCAGAGTGTGCTCGGCTGCATCTGCTGGGGCCTGGCTCTCCCTGTCTTCACACACTCAGCAAAGGAAGCCTGATCTTTCCTTCTGTGCAGAATGCCCACATTTTGTATTCGACATCTGACCAGATAGGGGGAAACCTTGGGAACCCTGGGTGGCAGGGTTCAAACCCTGGGTGAACTCTCAAGGTCTCAGGCCTGGTAAGCATCTCCTCTGGCCTCCACCCCTGGGGCAGAGCAAACATGGCAACCAGGGGCCTGCGCTGTCCTGGGACCAAGAGGAGCCATGGCTGGGCTGTGGTCAGGGTGTGTGGCTTTCTAGGCCACGGCCTGTCATCAAGCCAAACCCATCATTCCTCATCCAGCCTTGCTCCCGCTGAGGCCAGGGGCCTCGGACCCatcaaggaggagagagaagggaccGGGGTGTGGGAGGGAGAACAGCAGGGGAGGAGGCGCACGTAGGGGACAGGCAAAGAGAATTCCTGCAAGATCCATCGTCCTGGGCTGGTGGCCCTGCAATTCACTGAGAAGACAGGACAAGCTCAAGAGTGGAAGAGCTCTAATGTCCAAGGGCTGCAGCCCACTCAGAGGAGGTTACAGAAAATTAGGCTCAAGACGGCATCGAGTCCTTTAGCCATTCTGCAGATAGACTCTTTAACTAGAACTACTCCAGGACTTCCAGACCTGCAAAATCCCATGATGGACGACTGGCTCTCTGCTGGTGCCTCATACAAGGAAGACAAAGGGCATGGCGGAATTGGGGCCAGGGCCAGTGTGTGCAGTGGAGGAGAAAGCAGCAGGAAGACAAGGGCAGAGCTCAGCAGGAAAGAGCAGAGGCTCTATTCAAAGGACAGCAGGTCTGGGTGAGGGCcctcattgtccaggctggaggtcCGTGCCTGAGGAGGGGGGCTGCCATCACCCCAGGACTCAGCCAGGCTGATGGGGCTCAAGCTGAGTTTGAGGCCATTCCTCTCgatgaggctgggggaggaggcccTTCTGCACTCAGTCATCTTTCGCTTGGATTCATCCTGGCTATCCTTGTGGATTAGGTCAGGTACTGACAGGGAAACCTCTCCATTGGGCAGAACTTcgcctctctcttctctttccgtGGTGGCCTCCGGCTGCGAAGTGTCTCCTGGGACGTCAGGCTGGGCAGTGGGAGCAGAGTCCTGGGCCTGCCCAGGTGATGGCTCTGTCCCATACTCCAGACTGCTCAGGACAGGCTGTGATGAAATCAGCATGTCCTGGGTGGTCTTCAGGGCCCGAGGGGTTCGCTTTCTGGTTATGGGAGGTGGAGGATCCAGCCGAGGAAATGCTTCTTGCAGGACTGACCTGTAAGTTTAATGACAATAAACACACATGCCTTAAGGACAGCAAGATACCAATCCACCTGCCATCTTGCTTCTCCAACTCCAACTGCACTTTCAACCCACCCCACCCAATAACTGCTCTACTCCTTGGGCTCTAGTTCTTGGTTTGGCATGTAGGCCTTAGCAACTTCAGCATAACAGTAGCTTTTGGCCTGGTCCATGCTCACTCAGTGTTCAGAGCAGCACAAAGTGCTGGCCTCTAGAAGACAGGATAGAGACTGCTAGCGAACCTCGTCAAATCAGAACCCATGCAGTAAGTCTTGCAGAGGGCATTCCCACCTCAGATGCACAGGCGTTTAAAACAAGGCCTGGAAAGAGCCTGTTGGTAGAAGGGGGAAGAACAGGAGGGCTGCTACAGGGGGCTTCTCCCACTCTGCCCTAGTGGGCTCTGACAGGTACAGGCTTCTCCACAAGCAACGGTCTAGGGCAGCGGTTCTCAGCTATGGCCGGGCATCGGAATCTACCTGGGGAACTTCTGGGCAATAGTTGGGTTCAAATCCAGCTCTGCCAAGTACTAACTTTGTGACCTCAAGCTATTTACTTTGCCTGTCTGAACGTGAGTTATCTGCAGGATGGAAATATCATCTACCTCCCAGGGCTGCTGGGAGGGTTAGACAAAATGATGCAACCAAAGCCTGCAGCACAGAGCTGAGGACATGGTGGGCACTCAGCAACCTTCACCTGTGGCTGCGGAAGGTGAAGCCAGCTCCCGAGAACGTGGCCTGATCCTGCAGCTTTTCAGTACAGGACAATCTCACACCCCTCCCTCGGGGCTGTTCTTCTGTGGAGACACTGAGGTTTGTCCCTGTACCTTTTCAAGTGGGTCCACAGAGAAGCAAGGATGTTGGGCGGGTGAGGGGCTCACCTTTCATCCTCTAGCCAAGCCCCTGGAGCCGCGTCAGCCCCACCGGCCAGTTGTGCTCCTGCAGTCTTGTTGATCTCTGTCATACccacactgcccaggctggagggctccTTTCTCCGCAGGAAGTCATTCACTTTGGCCCCCATGGCTTTGCCCAGGTTCTTGAGGTGCTGGCTGCTGCCCACCCAGAGTCCTGGCCCCCCAGGCTCAGCAGAGCCCAGAGGGGCAGAGCCGGGGGCCATGGGCTTGGACAAGTGGGGGAAGGAGCGGCTGGCCTGGAGCTTTGGAGTGAGGGCTGTGTTCAAATTCTCAAACATGCCGTGGTCAACTATGAACAAAGAGGTGACAGAGAGACATGATGAGGAAAAGGGAGCAGTACCTGTGCTCTATCATTCAGCTTTCTTTATCCCATACCCAAAACTTGTAACTTCCAAGGCTTTGGAAATATTCAAGAAAGAGCCAGCAAAGACACTCTTGAACTTACCAGTGCAGTTTTCTTGATGGGAGAGGAACTAGAAATTCTAGCTCTGCCCCACCCAGGTTAATCAGTGACTAATGctagccataaaaaaataaagttgttccTGTAAACCCGCCTCCTTGACTCATGGGCTTGGCGCCTTTACCTTGGAGTCACCACACCCtttgaagtaaagaaaaaatgaggatgAAGCAATGAAACATGACATTTTTACATCGCTGTAAGCACGTGCTGAGCTCTCAGTGGGTTGGCATCTGGTGGAGGGACGGCACGGATGAGGTTTGGTGttagaagctcccccactgaagGCCATGAGTATAGCACATATTCTCCACGAAAAATGGGGCAGCAGCTCCTCAGGTCTACAGAGGTGGGACTTGAGCGAGTGGGCCAGCTCTTGCAGAGATGCTAAGTGGTGATTCAGAATCAGTTCATAACAAATGGATAGGTACTCGATGCCAGTGAAGCATGAGGATCCCAATGAACATCAGCTTACTTGATCCTTACAACCACCTAGGGAGGTGGTGCATGGAAGGATATCTACCTACAGATGAAGCCTGCAGGACTCCGCTAATACAGTGCCacgcctgaggtcacacagctaaaaaaCAGCAGGGCTGGAGCTAGAACTCTGGCCTTCTAACCCACGGCTCAGGGCTCTGTCCACAACTTTGCCCTGCTATAGATCATGGAACAGCTGCCTATATATGCCTGGTACATGGTCCTTCTTGTAGGGATCCTCTTTGGcttgaaaaattaactcaaagagCTGGGTATAAACCCATTAGGTTGTAAAGATTTGCAAGGCAGAGGCCATGcctcattcatctttgtatcttcaACACCTAGCCTGGGTTTGGTACACAGCTGTGCTCAATACAGATCTTGAATCGCCAAAACCCATTTTGTAGATAGAAAATTGTGGTGGCCAAGGTGATAGCTTAAAAGTTTGTTATTGAAATGACTGGAGCTCCAGGCTCTAAGCCATGCTGTCCACACACTCACACTTGGCCATCCTCTCCTTATCTGGAAATCCAGCTCAGTCATCAGGCAGCCAGACCCACTCTGAGGCCTTGGAATCTGGGTCAAGCTTTCTGTCTACACCAACTACCTACCCCAGATATGTTGTCAGTCTGAGGAAAGGAGATCGCTCAATCATTTGATGACTAGGCTCCTTTCCTTGTCAACACCTCTGCTAAGTGTCTATTTTCACTGAGCCTCTTCTAAGAGTAACTGGGGTTAGGGTGTACTTTTTCTTCTGCTGAATTTTTGTGTAAAGCAGTTCTTTCTGCCCTGCACTGCTGCATCCTGGGCCAGTGAAAACCTTTCTTGTGGTTTCAGTGGTGCTATCCTTTCTAGGCCAACTACCTAGGTATGCCATATTCTAAGGGCCTTTGGGTGGCAGGGAGGAAAACCTGTGGGAAGTGAAGTGGAGACTACTCTGTGCGGATAAGCCCTGTGGCCTTCACCACTGCAGAGTGAGGACCTGCCAGGGAACAGCATGACAGCATCCCTGGGACACAGGGCCTGAGCTGGCTGGGCTCCAGATAGACCCACCACACCAGCAGAAGCTTCCAGCCCGCTCCACAGCAAGCAGGGTCAACTCCTGATGATTCTCCTAAGTGTGTATCTTGCCACATCATCCACTTTGGCACAATTTGCCTGTCAGGTCCCACatccttcttattttctttaatcatGTCATCCACAAACTAGCAAAGAAGATTTGGAAACCAAACCATTTAACTATATTCCCCCAAACCAGAAAGTACATAGACAACAATGAAACTGTACGAAATGCCCGGGGAAGGCAAATTGCCACCACTTCCCAAATCAGACATTTCCCTGGTGGTCTCCTTATTGGTTTAAAGTGACTTTTCAGAGCAGACATACTCgtttttaaaaaggcaagcaCCAAAAACACCTGTCAAGGTGATTAGTAAATTATAAgcgattattatttttaaaacactctttgtAATAAACAGAACTCTGGATTATGTACCATTTTGGATCTCCTGTATTTTTTGCTCCCTACCATTCATAACATAGTCTATAATGCACTGTATTCTCAAGTAATGTAAAGAGAGCCTACCATGCACTCCCTTTACCCTTGTCTAAGTCTTTCCAGTAAATACACCGTGTCTTAAAAtggtaagctccttgagggccaTAGCGTCCGAAGTGTTTCTTTATCTCCTACAATGCCCAGCGTAGGGTCTTGCACGATAGTAGGCATTTAATAAGTTTGTTTAATTGAATTTGACTTTTATATGAATTCTTAAAAATTGCATGATGGACTGACGTTGTAGGGAAACTGCTCAAAAGTCTTTTTCCATTGATAAAAACCACTCAAAACCCCCTCTATGGGAGTGGTCTTCAGGGGCTCTTGAGGTCAGACCCGGAGAACTGCCCTTCTATTCAAAGTGAAAGTGGGGATCTGGCTGGGGGTCCCTTTATCCCTATGTCTGAGGACGACCAATGGGTCCCTTTCTTGATGATGATGTTAATGACCCCCACACATTGTCTCTCTTGCTTCAGGACTAGAGGCTTGATGGTTCAGAAAATAATGGCAATGGAGGACAGAGAGATGACTGGACCCCAGCCAGGTGGCCCTCCCGACAGTACCCCCCAACATGCACACACCCAAGCAGAGGAGGGCATCTGGGGATGTAAGTCATCCACAAAAAAACAGGATATCTTACCTGTCCGAGAAAGGGGCTCGGAAAGCAGGTGGGAAACAAACAAGAGAAAGACACATTTTACGTAGTGACCAGTCACTTTGAGAGTGTCACCTCCTGCCTGGGCCACCAGTACCAGCATACCTCGGGAAGACACAGCACACAAGACAGGGGACCTGCTACAAGGAGTGGTGTGCACCCTGGAACCACCAGGCTCCCACAAACTTTTCAGTGACTAAACCAAAACTgggtcacattttaaaaactctacaCAGGCACTGAGAGATTCTGCCTCCCATATTTCCCCCCAGTATTTTAAGCCCCCTTTACATTAAGTCTGAGGTTCCAGTGGGAGAGTCTGAAGTTGGCAGTCGGAGAAATGTGATGGGTCAAGACACAATGCAATTCCAAGTCCTCGGGGTCCTGTGTGCATCACTCACAAGTATGCTACTGTCCACATGTCAATCTGCGTTTTAGCCAGGAAGATGTTCATCCACTCCAGTTTAGAGTCTAAACTAATAACATGGGAAAACCAAGTAGCAGAGAGGTTTGCCCAATATCACACAGGTAGCTCATGGTGGAGTGGGGTTAGAAGTCACATAAGCTGATGCCCAGACTCACGAGCTTTCTCTACACCTTAATGGACCAAATGAAATTGCTGATACCCCCCAAACTGCCAAAGTATGTGGCTTCAACTTACTTTCCAATACATGCTAATGTTCCAAACCAGGCTATCTGGGAGGAACACAAGGGGAATCATGTTCTCCCATTGTCCTTCGAAGGTTTCAGTACTATGAATAAATACACACAGGAAGACAACTCTGAGCTCTCACGTGCAGAAGCTAACTCACACTTCACTCACACATGCTCGACAGCACTGCAAAACAAGCCCATCACCATTTCCAGAGCGGCCATAGCTCCCCATACAGCATAAACATACCTGCCATTTAGATCTGCAGCCCTGTTCTGTATCTAGTTGACATGTTGTGATAATCTTGAAAGGGCTGCCGTCAGCTTATCTCCCAAGTGTCACAATCATCTTTCACCTTATTCCACACCTCGTTAGTGCACAAAGTTGTTATAGGACAAGCGAAACAAAGAGGCAACCTTGCCTCTCTGGAGTCCCAGAGTCTCCCCATCAAACTGACTTCAGCAATGAGCAAAATAGTATTGAGTAAGCCACCCATTTGCGTTTTAGTCACTTGCTAAAAAGAGCACCAACCACCGAAAACAATATTTGGTCCCtattcttaggaaatacacaTTGAAGTACTTAGGTATAAAACGACATAGTGTTTATAACTTACCTTCAAATAGTTCAGAGAAAAAATtaagtatatacacatacacatggggtagggggcaggagggaggggacGGATACAGCAAATGGGGTAAAGTGTTAATAGGAAAATCTGGATACAGGGCATAAGGGTGTTCtttgtattgattttattttttgcaacttttgagatggagtctcgctctgtcacccaggctgcagtgcagtggcgctatctcagctcactgcagcctctgtctcccaggttcaagcgattctcctgcctcagcttcccaagtagctgggattacaggcgcccaccaccacgcatgggtaaattttatgttttgggtagagatggggtttcaccatgtttgtctggctggtcttgaactcctgacctcaaatgatccacctgccttggcctcccaaagtgctgggattataggcctgagccactgcacccagcctatttctgCAACTTTTACAAATTTGaatttccaaagaaaatgtgaaaaatatataaacctcaaaaaacaaactaacacaaaacaataaaaatatttgctgacaGAGATTAGGCtgataaaggagaagaaaaggaaggagattatTCAGACAGGACAGAGGTTTCCAGGGCTGGAGGGCTGGAGGTACACAGTGTCAACACAGAAAACTGATGATAACAAAGATAAAAGGAGACAAACAGACAGCATCACTATAGTATCTCTACTACATTCTTCTCTCTGGTTATTCTCAATCAGGGCCTGCCACTGGGCAATGGCAAGTCAAATACAATCTTTACACATTTTAATCTTGCTTGCAGTAGACTCCATTCATCTTCCAAAGGGTACCCTAGTTGGTAGTGGAATCATGTGGCTTGTGACATCAACTGTGCTCAGAATGTTTACCCTCTGGACAAGCCAGCCAGCCTCTCCAGAGCAGCCGTGTGATCTCTGTACCCTGCAGTGGTCAGAATATGGAGAACTTCTCACTCCTGAGCATCTCTGGACCTCCAATCTCTTCCTCCACCCTGAGTGCTTTTCCCGACATCATGTTCTCTCATGCCACCAGCCTGCCAGGTAAACTCTGGTGCCACTAGGGCCACAAAGATGTGGTTTTTTTGAAGCTTTTAATTGAGTACCCTACCAGATCATGTTACAGGACCACGATTTAGTGAGAAAGTCAAATTACGTAtggggagaaaataatttttcaaaatgctgCATTTGTGGTAAGTAGTTACTGCTGTGTATTGATTTTTGGTaagggaagaaaggggaaaactttttttttttttttttttgagacagagtttcactcctgtcacccaggctggagtgcaatgatgtgatctcggctcactgcaacctccgcctcctgggttcaagtgattctcctgcctcagcctccatttATCATCAAGGTTTTCCCCCTAGAGTGTGCATGAAATCTCAAGATGGCAGTATGTCTACATAGAGTAGAAACTAGTTTTAGCTCTGTTTTGACAAACTTGGAGAGGATTTGGAGTTAGCCAAATCAGAGAAGCCTAAGCAGCAGGGTAAACTGATGAGCACATCATGGAATAAAGTTGGACACCCTGAGGACTCCCTGTTCAAAATACAGTCCTTAGACTTGCAACATCTGCAtcatctgggagcttgttagaaatgcagaatctcaggttcccaccccagacccactgaatcagcaTCTGCGTtattaacaagatccccaggggaTCCCTATGCACAGTAAAATGGAGAAGTACTGCTC
This window contains:
- the LOC129044906 gene encoding uncharacterized protein C1orf226 isoform X5 → MESTASKIKMFDHGMFENLNTALTPKLQASRSFPHLSKPMAPGSAPLGSAEPGGPGLWVGSSQHLKNLGKAMGAKVNDFLRRKEPSSLGSVGMTEINKTAGAQLAGGADAAPGAWLEDERSVLQEAFPRLDPPPPITRKRTPRALKTTQDMLISSQPVLSSLEYGTEPSPGQAQDSAPTAQPDVPGDTSQPEATTEREERGEVLPNGEVSLSVPDLIHKDSQDESKRKMTECRRASSPSLIERNGLKLSLSPISLAESWGDGSPPPQARTSSLDNEGPHPDLLSFE
- the LOC129044906 gene encoding uncharacterized protein C1orf226 isoform X6, with protein sequence MLVLVAQAGGDTLKVTGHYVKCVFLLFVSHLLSEPLSRTVDHGMFENLNTALTPKLQASRSFPHLSKPMAPGSAPLGSAEPGGPGLWVGSSQHLKNLGKAMGAKVNDFLRRKEPSSLGSVGMTEINKTAGAQLAGGADAAPGAWLEDERSVLQEAFPRLDPPPPITRKRTPRALKTTQDMLISSQPVLSSLEYGTEPSPGQAQDSAPTAQPDVPGDTSQPEATTEREERGEVLPNGEVSLSVPDLIHKDSQDESKRKMTECRRASSPSLIERNGLKLSLSPISLAESWGDGSPPPQARTSSLDNEGPHPDLLSFE